In Rhodococcus pseudokoreensis, the DNA window CGATGCCCGGCAGATCTTCGCGCGGGGCGGCGGCATCCACTGCATCACCCAGCATCAGCCTCGCGGGCGGATCTGACGGGCAGCGGTTTCGCCGTCCACTTCCGTGAGCCGCCGGGTCAGGAAACGCCGGGTCGGTTCGTTCGCCGCCAATCCGATCGCGGCGCGGTACTCCACGCTCGCCTCCGCCGGCCTGCCCGCTCGGCGCAGCAGGTCGGCGCGGGTGGCGTGCAGGGTGTGTGTCCGGGCGAGCCTCGGCTCCCCGGCCAGCGCGTCCACCTCGGCGAGACCGGCGTCGGGACTGTCCCGGAAACTCACGGCCACAGCGTGATTGAGACGAACCGCGGGCGAGTCACCATACGCGGCGAGCTCGTCGTATCCGGCGACGACGGTGCCCCAGTCGGTGGCTTCCCAGTTCGGCGCCGTCGCGTGGGCGGCGGCAATCGTGGCCTGCGCGCTGTACGGACCGCCGCCCCGGCGCCGGGCAGCCCGCAGGCACACGACGCCTTCCTCGATCTTCGCCCGGTCCCACCGCCTGCGGTCCTGGCATTCGAGGGGGACGAGATCACCGGCGGCGTCGGTGCGCTGGGCTCGCCTGCTGTCGTGGAACAGCATGAGCGCCATCAACGCCCACGCCTCACCCTCGTCCGGCATCAGTTCGCACAACAGCCGGCCGAGCCGCAGCGCCTCCTCGCAGAGTTCGTCGCGGATCGCGGTGTCACCGGACGTGGCCGAATAGCCCTCGGTGAACACCAGGTAGATGCAGGCGAGCACCTGCGGGGTGCGCTCGGGCAGCAGATGGTCGGGCGGAACCCGGAACGGGATCCCCGCCGTCCGGATCTTGGCCTTGGCGCGGCTGAGCCGTTGGGACACGGTCGGTTCCGGGGCGAGGAACAACCGGGCGATCTCCGCGGGCCGCAACCCGGCCACCAGCCGGAGCGTCAACGCCACCTGCGACTCCGAGGACAGCGCGGGATGGCAGCACGTGAACATGAGCCGCAACTGGTCGTCACGCACCGGCCACACCTCTTCCTCGTCGGGAGGCGGAACGAGTCGCGCCGCATCGTGCTCCTTGTCGCCGCGCAGCGACTCCCGGCGCAACCGGTCCAGTGCCCGGTTGCGGGCGACGGTCGTGATCCAGGCGCCCGGGTTGTTCGGCACACCCGAATCCGGCCAGCTGCGGATCGCCTCGGCGAACGCCTCCTGCACCGCGTCTTCCGCGAGGGACAGGTCGCCGACCATCCGTGCCACGGTGGCCAGCGCCCGCCCGGACTCCTCCCGGAAGACGCGGCTCAGAGTGTCGCCGTCCATCACTCGGCGTCGGCGACGATCTGCCGGAGTTCGATGCACCCTTTCGGCGACACCGGGATCTTCGCCGCCAGCGCGATCGCGCTCTCCCGGTCGTCGGCAGCCAGCACGTACAGACCGTTCGCGACCTCCGCGGTCTCGGCGAACGGTCCGTCGGTGAGCAGAAGTTCGCCGTCCCGGACGCGGATCGTCGTCGCGGAGTCCGGCGGATACAGGGCCCCGCCGCCGCGGACCGCAGACCCGGCGACGCGTCCGAACTGCTCGTGCTCGGCCATCCCCTCGTCCCATTGGGGTGTGCCCGGCGACACGGCCGCCCCCACCGGTTCACGAAGCAGCGCCAGCCAACAGCCCTTCTGATCCGTCACGGCCATCCACTCGAACATCGGCCACAGTTCGACGGAACCCTCGGAGGCCTCCGGGATGCGGCGCGCGTGTTCGAGCACCTCGTCCAGGTCCGAACCCTCGAGGACGTAGAAGCCGCCGATCACCTCCGCCGTCTCCGCGAACGGACCGTCCGTGATCAGCGCACGGCCGTCCTCGTTCCGGATGGTCGCCGCCTCCGCGCTGGGGTACAGCGCCCCACCGCCGACGAGCGCGGAGCCCGCCCCATCCCAGGACGCCTGGTGACGTCCCATCGCCACAGCGAACTCCGGACTGTCCGGTCCCCATTCGGTGGCGTTCTTCTCGCCCGCCAGCAATGCCAGGTAGTACATGACGTCATCCTTCCTCGATTCGAGGGAACCCGGGTGCTCCCTCTGACCAGACGACGAAGAAAAGGAGCGAACTTCTACATCCGCGGCGAGAAACCTCCAACAGCAGGTGAAGAATGGTCGAAGGAGCCCTACCGAACACCAACTGTTCACCATCTGTCCACTTGATCGTGAGATAACGAGCCGTACGCACCACTACCCGCTCAGAGAAGGAATCCTGGATTGTCTCTCCAGTCGCCGACGGATTCGGACCTGTCGCTCCGTATACCCCGGGAATTCCTCCGCCGTGAATTCGCACCGGCGCCGCGCACCCTCGTCGACATCCTGTTCGCGACAGCGGAGGCGAGCCCCGAAGCCCCCGCGATCGACGACGGCACCACGTCGCTGACGTACCAGGAACTGCTCGAGGAGATCCGGCAGACCGCCGACGTCCTCGCCGAATCGGGGGTCGGGGCCGGCGATCGCGTCGGAATCCGGATGCCGTCCGGCTCGTGCTCGCTGTACGTCGCCATCCTGTCGACCCTCGCCGTCGGCGCCGCCTACGTGCCGGTCGACGCGGACGACCCCGAGGAACGCGCCGAACTCGTGTTCGGCGAGGCGCAGGTGCGGTGCGTGGTGACCGGCGCCGGGATCGTCGCCGGCACCGCACCGGTCAGGGCGGAAGCGCCGAGCGCCCGCCCGCCGACCGTCGACGACGACGCCTGGATCATCTTCACGTCCGGTTCCACCGGCACCCCCAAGGGTGTCGCGGTGAACCATCGCAACGCGGCCGCGTTCGTGGACGCCGAGGCCCGGATGTTCCTGCAGGAAGACCCGATCCGGCCCGGCGACCGGGTGCTCGCCGGACTGTCGGTGGCGTTCGACGCGTCCTGCGAGGAGATGTGGCTGGCGTGGCGTCACGGCGCCTGCCTCGTTCCCGCACCCCGGTCGCTGGTGCGCAGCGGCATGGATCTTGGCCCGTGGCTCGTCGCCCGCGACGTCAGCATCGTCTCGACGGTGCCGACCCTGGCATCGCTGTGGCCCGCCGAGGCCCTCGAGGCCGTGCGCCTGCTGATCTTCGGCGGCGAGGCCTGCCCGCCCGAACTGGCCGAACGCCTCGCCGTCGACGGCCGCGAGGTGTGGAACACGTACGGGCCCACCGAGGCGACCGTCGTGGCCTGCGGCGCCCTGATGGACGGCCGGAGCCCCGTCAGCATCGGCCTCCCGCTGGACGGCTGGGATCTCGCCGTCGTCGACGCAGCAGGCGAACCCGTGCCCGAGGGCGAGGTCGGCGAACTGGTCATCGGCGGTGTAGGCCTCGCCCGCTACCTCGACCCAGCGAAAGACGCGGAGAAGTACGCCCCGATGCCGACGCTCGGCTGGGATCGGGCCTACCGGAGCGGCGACCTGGTCCGCCTCGACACGCGCGGACTCCTGTTCCAGGGCCGCGCGGACGACCAGGTGAAACTCGGCGGCAGGCGGATCGAGCTGGGCGAGGTCGACAACGCGTTGCAGAACCTCCCCGGCGTCGGCGGTGCGGCGGCGGCCGTGCGCCGGACCGGTGCCGGTCATCAGATCCTCGTCGGCTACCTGGCCAGCACCAACCCCGACTTCGACCTCAAGGCCGCGCACACCACGCTCACCGGCCAACTTCCGGCTGCGTTGGTCCCGCGGCTGGTGCTGGTCGACGAACTCCCCACCCGCACGTCGGGGAAGGTCGACCGGAACGCCCTTCCCTGGCCGCCGCCGGGCGTCGACGACGCCGCGGAGAAGCTGGGCCTCGAGGGCACTCCGGCGTGGGTCGCCGAGTTGTGGACGTCGATTCTCGGCGCCGAGATCACCGGAACCGACGACGACTTCTTCGAACTCGGCGGCGGTTCTCTTTCCGCCGCCCAGCTGGTCACGGCGCTGCGCGAACGGTTCCCCGAGGTGACGGTCGCGCAACTCTACGACCATCCGCGGCTCGGTTCGCTCGCCGAATACCTCGACGAACTGGCGCCGATCGACGCCGTCGAACCCCGCATCGTCACCCCCACTCCGCGGCGAAGCCAGCTCGCGCAGATCGCGGCGACGGTCCCGCTCACCACGCTCACCGGTCTGCAATGGGTGACGTGGCTGGCCATCGCGAACAACGTCTTCTCCTGGTTCACGACCGTGTCCTGGGCGCCCACGGTGTCGTGGTGGTGGATTCTGCTCGCGTTCTTCGCGTTCATCAGTCCGGTCGGGCGGATGGCGATCTCGGTGCTCGGTTCACGGATCCTGCTGCGCGGACTCGAACCGGGAACGTATCCCCGAGGCGGCAGCGAACACCTGCGACTGTGGGTGGCGCTGCGCCTCACCGAGGCCAGCGGCGCCGCGAACCTGTCCGGGGCCCCGTGGATGCTCTACTACGCGCGGGCGCTCGGCGCCGACGTCGGCAAGGGCGTCGACCTGCACACCCTGCCACCGGTCACCGGGATGCTCGAACTCGGCGACGGCTGCTCGGTCGAACCGGAGGTCGACCTGTCCGGGCACTGGGTGGACGGCGACGTCGTCCACATCGGCGCGATCAAGATCGGTCCCGGCGCCTCGGTCGGTGCGCGATCGACGCTGCTCCCCGGCGCCACCATCGGCCGTAACGCCGAGGTCGAGGCCGGTTCCGCGGTGTTCGGACGCGTCAAGGCCAATCAGCACTGGGCTGGTTCACCGGCGGTCAAGGTCGGCAAGGCGGTCCACCCGTGGCCCGAGGAGACCCCACGCCGCGCGGCCTACTGGGTTCCCGCGTTCGGCGTGACGTCGATGCTCATCGCCGGTCTGCCGATCTTCGCCCTGATCGCAGGCATCGTGATCGTCGGGTGGTGGATCCGCGACGCGGGCACGGTCGGGGCGGCCGCACTGCAGTCGCTGGTGATCCTTCCCGCCGCGACGCTCGTCAGCCTCCTCGTGTTCGCCGTTCTCACGGTGGTGTCCGTCCGACTGCTGTCGATCGGATTGCACGAGGGCTACCACCCGGTCCGCAGTCGCGTCGGCTGGCAGGTGTGGGCCACCGAACGACTCATGGACTCGGCCCGCACGTTCCTGTTCCCGCTGTACGCGAGCCTGCTGACTCCGGGGTGGCTGCGGTTGCTCGGCGCCCGGATCGGCAAGAACGTGGAAGCGTCGACCGTTCTCATGCTGCCGAAGTTCACGACCGTGGCGGACGGCGCGTTCCTCGCCGACGACACGATGATCGCGAGTTACGAACTCGGCGGCGGCTGGATGCACATCGAACACGCGAAGGTCGGCAAGCGCGCGTTCCTCGGCAACTCCGGCATGACCGGTCCGGGCCGCCGGGTCCCCAAGAACGGTCTCGTCGCGGTGCTCTCGGCCACGCCGTCGAAGGCTAAATCCGGTTCCTCCTGGCTGGGCAGTCCCCCCGTCCGCCTCCGCCGGGCGCCCGGCGACACCGACGCCTCCCGCACGTTCCGCCCGCCGTTCCGGCTCAAGGTCGCCCGTGCCGTCGTCGAAACGTGCCGTCTCCTTCCCGTGATCGTGACGTTCGGGATCGGGCTCGGCGTGCTGTTCGCGCTGGAGGTGATGGCCGGCCGCGTCGGTTTCTGGCTCGCCGCGCTGGCCAGCGGACTCGTCCTCCTCGTCGCGGGTGCGGCCGCCGGACTGATCTCCGTGGTCGCGAAGTGGCTGGTGGTGGGTCGGATCGGGAAGATCGAACACCCGCTGTGGAGTTCGTTCGTGTGGCGGAACGAGGTGTCGGACGCGTTCGTGGAGACCGTCGCCGCACCCTGGTTCGCTCGGGCCGCCACCGGCACCGCCGTCCTGAACGTCTGGTTGCGGGGTCTCGGCGCCACCATCGGCAAGGGTGTGTGGTGTGAAACCTATTGGCTCCCCGAGGCCGATCTCGTGACGCTGGGCGACGGAGCGACCGTGGAACGGGGGTGCGTGGTGCAGACTCACCTGTTCCATGATCGGATCATGTCCATGGACACCGTCATCCTCGGAGCCGGAGCCACCCTCGGTCCGCACTGTGTCGCGCTGCCCGCCGCCCGGATCGGCGAAGGCGGCACGGTTGGACCGGCCTCCCTCGTCATGCGCGGCGACACCGTGCCGCCGTCCACGCGCTGGCAGGGGAACCCGATCGCCCCCTGGGCGGCCACGTGAAGTCCGACAAGGGGATGGACGAGCCGGTCGACCCGTACCTCCCCCAGAACGGCAACCGCGGATACCGGGTGTCCCGGTACGAACTCGACCTCACCTACAAGGTCCACAGCAACCGGCTGGCGGGCAAGGCCACGATCACCGCGGTCACGACCGCGGTCCGGTCCCGGTTCGCCCTGGACCTGGCGGCAAACCTGCACGTCACGAAAGTCACGACCAACGGATCCCGCAACACGAAGTGGCTGCACCGCAACGGCAAGCTGATCATCACGCCCGCGCAGAAGATCCCCGCGGGCGGCGCCCTCGTGCTCACCGTCCAGTACGGGGGTTCGCCGAAACCGATCCGCAGCATGTGGGGTGAGGTCGGGTGGGAAGAATTGTCGGAGGGCGCCCTCGTCGCCAGTCAGCCCAACGGCGCGGCGTCGTGGTTCCCGTGCGACGACCATCCCAGCTCGAAGGCCAGCTACCGCATCTCGATCACCACCGATTCGCCGTACTACACGCTGGCCAACGGCGCGCTGGTGAGCAAGCAGACCCGGGCCAGTCAGACGACGTGGGTGTACGAGCAGACCGAGCCGATGCCGAGTTACCTCGCCACCATCCAGATCGGGCCGTACGAGCGCCGCAGTTTCGGTTCCGGCGGTGTTCCCATGTTCGCCGTCCACCCGCCGCGGCTGCGGGCGTCGTTCGACGTGGACTTCGGCAGGCAGCCCCAGATGATGGACGTGTTCTCCCGGTTGTTCGGCCCCTATCCGTTCGCCGACTACACGGTGGTCGTGACGGACGACGAGTTGGAGATCCCGCTCGAGGCGCAGGGACTGTCCATCTTCGGCGCCAACCACTGCACCGGTAGGCGCTGGGCCGAACGTCTGGTGGCGCACGAACTGGCCCACCAGTGGTTCGGCAACAGCCTGACGCTCGGCCAGTGGCGGGACATCTGGCTGCACGAAGGCTTCGCCTGTTACGCCGAGTGGATCTGGTCGGAGAATTCCGGTGGACATTCGGCGCACCAGCTCGCCCTCCAGGCGCATCAGGGCCTGGCCCGCAAAGCGCAGGACCTGGTGATCGCCGATCCGGGACCGCAGCTGATGTTCGACGACCGCGTCTACAAGCGCGGCGCGCTCACACTCCACGCCCTGCGGCGCCGGCTCGGCGACGACAAGTTCTTTGCATTGCTGCGCGAGTGGACCCTCGTCCATCGCCACTCCACCGTCACGAGCGAGCAGTTCACCGACCTGGCTGCCCACTACACCGACGAATCGCTGCGCCTGCTGTGGGATTCGTGGCTCGGGGAGAAGACGCTGCCGTCGATGTGATCTGACGGCGCCTCCGTGTTCGGCAGGTGCGCGCGCCACTTCGTGAGTGCGAGCGCGAGGCAGCCGGCCGCCGCGATCGCCCCGAATACGAACATTCTCGGATACGTCACCGCCGGGAACGTCTCGGACAGATAGGCCATCACGACGGGCGTCCCGAATCCCAGATACGTCAGCGAGTAGAAGACCGCGGTCAGTCCCGCGAGGTCGTCGGGGCCCGCGATCCGCTGGATCTCCTGCAGTCCCGACACCATGGCCATGCCGTATCCGCAGCCGAGCACGACGGCCGCGGCGAGCGCGAGCGGAATGGTCAGCGCGGACGCCGCGACGACGGCGATGCCCATTCCGGCGACGACGACAACGAGCGAGACCACGACGGCCCGTGCGTTGCGGGGAGTGTCGATCTTGCGGCCGAGCGCCTGGATGGCGAAACCGGCCCCGAGGCCGACCATGCACATGAGCGCGGAGAACGCGAGCGGCAGCCCACCGCTGTTCCGGGACATCAGCGACGGCAGCACCGCGTAGGCGGCGGCCGCCGTGCCGAACACCCACGGCGCGAGCGGCACGATCACGAACAGGAACCGCTTGTGCGCGGCGGACGGGATCGCGAGGTCGCGGGCGAGGGAGCCTCGTTCGGAGGCGGGCTGGGCCGCGCGGGTCTCGGGGGCAAGCCACAGCGCGACGGCGGCGGCGACGGCGATCGCGCTGTGCACGGCGTAGGACAGGACGCTCGGCAGCGGCGCCCACTGCGCGAGGACACCGGCGACACCGGCACCGAGGCCGAACCCACCGGTCAGGCTCATCGCGGCCCGACGCGCACCCGCCCCGTCCGTGGCCGCCGGATCCCACGGCGCCGTCGACAACTCCTTCACCCAGCTGCCGCCGACGGCCATGCCGAGACCGAGCGCGACGCCGCACAGGACGCGGCCGACGATGAGCATCGCCGCGGAGTCGGCGCCGAGGGCCAGGAGCGCGGATCCGGCGACCGTCAGGAACGGGGCCGGAAGCAGGATCGGCCGGCGCCCCAGCCGGTCGGAGAGCGGTCCGCCGAGGAGCAGCGCGGGCACGATCCCGACGACGTAGGCGAACAGGAACAGATCGACCGTCACCGGTGAGAATCCGTGATCGGCGCGGTACATGCCGAGGAGCGGCGTGAACTCGTTGCCGCCCCAGGCGACGGCGAACATGGTCGCGGCCACCAGCATCCAGGTGCGCGGCGACGCGAGGGCCTGCGGCATCTCCGTCGGGCATTCGCGGACGGCGGTCATCGCGCAACTCCTCTCGGGTTGAGGGCGTGGACCTGGCGCATGTGGACGAGCACCGCGGCGTCGAAGCCCGCGGCGTCACCGGCCTCGACGAGTTCGGTCAGCTGTTGGTGGTCGGCGATGATCCTGGGCAGCTGTCCCGGGTCGCGGGTGATGGAGTGTGCCGTCATGCGGCGCTGCCGCTCGCGGATGCTGGAGTAGAACGTCGCCAGCAGCGGGTTCTCGCCCGCCTCGACGATCATCCGGTGGAAGTCGGCGTCGGCGGCGCTGAAGGCGGCGACATCGCCTCGTGCGGCGATGTCGCGCTGCTCCGCGAGGTTCTCGCGCAGGCGGGCGACGAGGAGTTGGCGGGCGTGCGGCTGATCGGCGAGCACCTGGACGCTGTGTGTCTCGACGAGTTGGCGGGCGTCGACGACATGTTCCGCCTCGCCGTCGGCGACGGGGACGACGAGTGCGCCCCGCTTCGGGTACAGCCGCATCCAGCCCTCGGCCTCGAGCCGGAGGAAGGCCTCGCGCACCGGAGTGCGGCTGAGCCCCATCCGTCCGGCGATCTCGCCCTCGCTGATCAGCTCACCGCCGGGCAGACCGCCCGACAGGATGAGCTCCTTGACCTCGCGATAGGCCTGCTCCGCGGCGGAATACAACATAGACACAAGATGTATTTATACGCCGGTGACCGGTGCCGGGTCTATGCCGAGACGGCCACTGTGAGCTCTATCTCCACGGGCGCGCCGGACGGCAGGGCGTACACGCCGATCGCGCTGCGCACCGGCAGAGCGTCCGGTCCCAGGCATTCGACCAGCACGTCGGACGCGCCGTCGGCCACCGCGGACAGCTCACGGAAGTCCGGGGCACACGCGACGAACACGCTCATCCGCAGGCACCGGGAGATGGCCGCCGTACCACCGACGGCCGCGGCGACGGCGGCGATCGCGTTTCTCGCCGCCAACCCGGCCGCCTCCCGGGCCCGCGGAAGGTCCAGGTCCCGTCCGACGACGCCGGTCACGGTCAGCACCCCGTCGCGGCGCGGTGTCATCCCCGCGCTGTACGCGATCCCGTCGTGCACGACAGCGGGGACGTAGCGGCCCTGCGGCCGCGGGACGAGTTCCGGCTCAGACACCGAGCGCTATCCCTTCCTGACGAGGGTCGGCGGCACCGGACAGCAGTCCGCGTGCGGTGTCGACGGAGATGATCTGAGCGCTGCCGCCCGCGGCCCACGGCCCCTGCACGGCGACGTCGTGGCCCAGCCGCGCCAACTCGGCACGCACGTCCTCCGGGATGCGGGACTCGCATCGCAGTTCCGCCGGGCGTCCGACCACGTCGGCGTCGCTGCCGGGGAACACCGTGAAGCGGGGTGCCGCGACGGCCTCCGCGGGGTCGAGTCCGTGATCGAGGAGGTGCGAGATCAGTTGCATGTTCCACTGCACCTGCCCGTCCCCGCCCGGGGTGTTGCCGACGTGCAGCAGATTCCCGGACGTGTCGGTGACGACCCACGCGTTGAGGGTGTGCAGCGGCTTGCGCCGCGGTGCCGCGGCGTTGGGATGCCCCGGGATCAGGTAGGCCCCGCGGCCGTATCGATTGTTCAGCACCACCCCGGTGCCGGGCACCGTCATCTTGGCGCCGAACGTGAAGGCCAGGGAGTGGATGAAACTGACGGCGCGACCGTCGGCGTCCACCGCGACGGTCGAGGTGGTGTCTCCCGCGTTCACGCTGAAGGCGCCCGACGACGCCCGGTGGCCGTCCAGCCGGTCTCTCGCCGACCCGATCGCGGCCGGCTCGAGGACCGCCCTCCACCCGTCGTTGCCGGCGCCGCACATTGCGAGCCGATCCTCGAAGGCCAGACGCGCCGCTCTCGCCATGCGGTCGACCGCCGGGGCGGTGAGCCACGGGGAGAAACCGACGACGCCGTCGTTCAGCGCCGCCTGCTGGAGCAGCATCCATCCGGGTGTGGGCAGCGGCGTCTGGTGCACGACCGCGCCGGCGTAGTGGCCGCTGATCGCGGACTCCGGGCGCACATCGGCGCCTGCCGCCCACTCGTCCCCGCTGAACGGCGCCCCTCCGGCGCGGAGCGCGTCGACGGCCCGCCGAGCGAACGAGCCAGTGTAGAAACCGGCTACGTCGCGCGCCAGTTCCCGGAGGAACCGGGCCAGATCGCGCTGCGGCAGCAGCTCCCCGACCTGCGGCAATCGCCCGTCCGGCAGATACACGGCACGCAAGCCGGGGTCGGCGGCGATCGCGGCCTGCGCCTCCCGCACGTCGTCGCGGGTCTTGGCCGAGCAGGGCAGCCCCTTCTCCGCCGCGCGGACCGCCGGCGCCCAGAGATCCGCCAGCGAACGGGAGGCGCCACCCGCGTGCAGTGCGGCGAGGGCGGCCGGCGCTCCGGGAACCGCCACCGCCAACGCCCCGTCCAGGGGAATCGACCGCAGCCCGCGTTCAGTGTAGAAGTCCACGTCGGCGCCGTCGGGCCCGAAGCCGCTGCCCCCGACCGTCCACACCGATCCGTCGGGTTCGCGGACGACCGCGAACGCGTCGCCGCCGATCCCGCACTGGCCCGGCAACGTCAGCCAGGTCATCGCGGCCATGGCCAGAGTCGCGTCGATCGCGTTGCCGCCGTCGGCCAGTACGCGCGCACCGACCGTGCTGGCCGCGGGATGACTGGACGAGACCATGCCGTCGGTGGAGAGGGTGGACGGTCGAGGGGTCACTTCATGCACCCCCGCGCGGCCCGCCTGCGTGGAATGGAACTGGTGTCCTCGGGGTCGATGCCGACGAAGATCTCACCGTCGCGTTCCTCGACCGGGTACGTCTTGATGGCCACCGTCGCCGGCGGGCACACGGGTTCACCGGTCTCCAGATCGAATACGCTTCCGTGGCAGGAACATCCGATGCCGTCGTCCACGAGTTTCCCGGACGAGAGCAGGCAGTCCAGGTGCGTGCAGTAGTTCGACGTGGCGTAGGCCTTTCCGTTCAGACGGGCCACGGCGAACTCGTGGTCACCGGCGAAGAAGCGGCGCACGATGCCTTCGGAAACCTGTCCGGAGCGCGCAACGCGAGTGAATTCCATGGTCTTCTCCCTCTGTCGACAGGTAGGTCTCAGGCCGAAGGGCTGAGGTAGACGGTCTTTTCGGCTTGGTAGAACTGCATCATCGAGTCGCCCGCCTGTTCCTTGTGGGTCTGCGTGCTCGACGCCTTGTACCCGCCGAACGGCGCGTTCATGCTCATGCCGGTGGTGGGCTGGTTGATCTTCACCAGACCCGATTCGGACCGGCCGGCGAACGCGAGCGCCTTGGTCACGTCGTTGGTGACGATTCCGGCGCTGAGCCCGAATTCCGTGTCGTTCGCGAATGCGACCGCCTCGTCGAAGCCGGCGGCCCGCAGGAAGACCAGCAGTGGTCCGAACACTTCTTCGGTCACGACCCGCATGTCCGGGCTGCCGCCGGCGAACACGGTCGGGGCGGCGAAATATCCGCGGTCCTCGTCGAGACTCATTCCACCGCAAACCAGTTCGGCGCCTTCCTCCCGGCCGATCCGGACGTAGTCGAGGAATTTGGTCAGCTGTCCCGCGCTCGCGAGAGCACCCATGCCCACGCCCGGGTCCGCGCCCGGGCCGACGGTGATCTCTCCGGCGAGTTCCACCACGCGGTCCAGCAACCGGTCGTGGACGGCGTCCACCGCGATCACCCGGCTGGTGCCCGTGCACGCCTGCCCGGACAACCCGAAGGCGCCCTTGACGATCAGGGCGGCCGCCTTGTCCACGTCGGCGTCGTCGAGGACCACGACGGGATTCTTGCCGCCCATCTCGAGTTGGCTCCGGCGCGACGGACCCACCGCCGCGTGGATCGCGCGGCCCACCCCGGTGGAGCCCGTGAACGTCACGGCGTCGACGCGCTCGTCCGCCGCGATCGCGGCGCCTGCCCGACCGGATCCCTGGACCAGCGCGATGGCCCCGGCCGGAAGTCCCCCGGCCAGCAATGCTTCGACCAGTCGCTGTCCCATCAGCGGCGTCAGCTCGGATGGTTTGAACACCACGACATTTCCCGCGGCGAGGGCCGGTCCGAGCTTGCGCGACGGAATGTTGAGCGGGAAGTTCCACGGGGTGATCGCGCCGACGATGCCGACGGGTTCGCGCAGGGTGATGACGAGTCCCTCACCCGGGGTGGGATAGGTACTGCCGGTGGTCCGGAGGGCCTCACCCGCGTAGAAGCGCAGGTTCATCGGAGTGCGGCCGACTTCCATCGTCGCCTCGGCCCGGGTCTTGCCCTCCTCCCGGACGAGTTCGTCGACGAGTTCGGCTGCCCGCGCCTCGAGGTGCGCGGCCGCGCCTTCCAGAATTGCCGCGCGGCGTTCCGGGGGCGTCGCGGCCCACTGCGGCGCCGCCTTGGCCAGTGCGCCGACGGCGGCATCCACGTCCGCCTCGGTGGAATCCGGGAACACGCCGATCGCGTCGTGGTGGTCGGCGGGATTGCGCCGCTCGAACACCTCGCCCGACGACGACGGAACCCACTGCCCGTCGATGAAATTCAGTCCCTCGATCATGACACCGTCACCAATTCCTCGTCGTCCTCGTCCATCAGGTCGAACAGGTCGACGCTCTCGTCCGCCAACCTCGCCGGTGTGATCGCCCGGCCGATCAGTTCCCTGGCCGCGCCGATCTCCTCGCCCCGGTCGAGTGTGAAGGCGCCGCGCACGACGCCGCGGTCCAGATAGAAGGCGGTGAATTCGCCGCTGTCTGCGCTGCCGCGGAATACCAGGTCCGTGTAGGTGGCGGCGCCGGTGAACTGAATGTTCTTGCCGAACTGATCGGACCAGAACCAGTGCGCGGGGTCCACGACCCCGACGCGTCCGAGCATCAGGTTCGCCGTCGCGGCCCCCTGCTTGCTCGCGTTGTCGAAGTGTTCGACGCGTACATGTCTGCCTGCCGCGTCGGAGAATCGGGCCGCGACGTCGCCGGCGGCGTACACGTGCGGAATCGACGTCCGACCCTGCGCATCCACCAGGATTCCGCCGTCGACGGCCAGGCCGGAGGCCTGGGCGACCTCGACGTTGGGGACGATCCCGATCCCCACCACCACGACGTCGGCCTGCAGTACCTCGCCGTCGTCGAGGGCGATGAGCACGCCGTCGGGCCGGGTGGTCACGGTGTCGACGCGGACGCCGCCGCGGAC includes these proteins:
- a CDS encoding M1 family metallopeptidase — translated: MDEPVDPYLPQNGNRGYRVSRYELDLTYKVHSNRLAGKATITAVTTAVRSRFALDLAANLHVTKVTTNGSRNTKWLHRNGKLIITPAQKIPAGGALVLTVQYGGSPKPIRSMWGEVGWEELSEGALVASQPNGAASWFPCDDHPSSKASYRISITTDSPYYTLANGALVSKQTRASQTTWVYEQTEPMPSYLATIQIGPYERRSFGSGGVPMFAVHPPRLRASFDVDFGRQPQMMDVFSRLFGPYPFADYTVVVTDDELEIPLEAQGLSIFGANHCTGRRWAERLVAHELAHQWFGNSLTLGQWRDIWLHEGFACYAEWIWSENSGGHSAHQLALQAHQGLARKAQDLVIADPGPQLMFDDRVYKRGALTLHALRRRLGDDKFFALLREWTLVHRHSTVTSEQFTDLAAHYTDESLRLLWDSWLGEKTLPSM
- a CDS encoding MFS transporter — protein: MTAVRECPTEMPQALASPRTWMLVAATMFAVAWGGNEFTPLLGMYRADHGFSPVTVDLFLFAYVVGIVPALLLGGPLSDRLGRRPILLPAPFLTVAGSALLALGADSAAMLIVGRVLCGVALGLGMAVGGSWVKELSTAPWDPAATDGAGARRAAMSLTGGFGLGAGVAGVLAQWAPLPSVLSYAVHSAIAVAAAVALWLAPETRAAQPASERGSLARDLAIPSAAHKRFLFVIVPLAPWVFGTAAAAYAVLPSLMSRNSGGLPLAFSALMCMVGLGAGFAIQALGRKIDTPRNARAVVVSLVVVVAGMGIAVVAASALTIPLALAAAVVLGCGYGMAMVSGLQEIQRIAGPDDLAGLTAVFYSLTYLGFGTPVVMAYLSETFPAVTYPRMFVFGAIAAAGCLALALTKWRAHLPNTEAPSDHIDGSVFSPSHESHSRRSDSSV
- a CDS encoding GntR family transcriptional regulator, with translation MLYSAAEQAYREVKELILSGGLPGGELISEGEIAGRMGLSRTPVREAFLRLEAEGWMRLYPKRGALVVPVADGEAEHVVDARQLVETHSVQVLADQPHARQLLVARLRENLAEQRDIAARGDVAAFSAADADFHRMIVEAGENPLLATFYSSIRERQRRMTAHSITRDPGQLPRIIADHQQLTELVEAGDAAGFDAAVLVHMRQVHALNPRGVAR
- a CDS encoding RidA family protein, with the translated sequence MSEPELVPRPQGRYVPAVVHDGIAYSAGMTPRRDGVLTVTGVVGRDLDLPRAREAAGLAARNAIAAVAAAVGGTAAISRCLRMSVFVACAPDFRELSAVADGASDVLVECLGPDALPVRSAIGVYALPSGAPVEIELTVAVSA
- a CDS encoding gamma-glutamyltransferase family protein, with protein sequence MTPRPSTLSTDGMVSSSHPAASTVGARVLADGGNAIDATLAMAAMTWLTLPGQCGIGGDAFAVVREPDGSVWTVGGSGFGPDGADVDFYTERGLRSIPLDGALAVAVPGAPAALAALHAGGASRSLADLWAPAVRAAEKGLPCSAKTRDDVREAQAAIAADPGLRAVYLPDGRLPQVGELLPQRDLARFLRELARDVAGFYTGSFARRAVDALRAGGAPFSGDEWAAGADVRPESAISGHYAGAVVHQTPLPTPGWMLLQQAALNDGVVGFSPWLTAPAVDRMARAARLAFEDRLAMCGAGNDGWRAVLEPAAIGSARDRLDGHRASSGAFSVNAGDTTSTVAVDADGRAVSFIHSLAFTFGAKMTVPGTGVVLNNRYGRGAYLIPGHPNAAAPRRKPLHTLNAWVVTDTSGNLLHVGNTPGGDGQVQWNMQLISHLLDHGLDPAEAVAAPRFTVFPGSDADVVGRPAELRCESRIPEDVRAELARLGHDVAVQGPWAAGGSAQIISVDTARGLLSGAADPRQEGIALGV
- a CDS encoding Rieske (2Fe-2S) protein, which gives rise to MEFTRVARSGQVSEGIVRRFFAGDHEFAVARLNGKAYATSNYCTHLDCLLSSGKLVDDGIGCSCHGSVFDLETGEPVCPPATVAIKTYPVEERDGEIFVGIDPEDTSSIPRRRAARGCMK